In Flagellatimonas centrodinii, a single window of DNA contains:
- a CDS encoding type IV pilus twitching motility protein PilT, which translates to MDIAQLLTFGVKQGASDLHLSAGVEPMIRVDGDVKRINLPPLEHKQVHDMVYDIMNDKQRKAYDEFLETDFSFEIPGLARFRVNAFNHARGSGAVFRTIPSKIMSLEDLHCPPIFKDLADTPRGLILVTGPTGSGKSTTLAAMVNHKNESEYGHILTIEDPIEFVHQSKKCLINQREVHRDTLGFSEALRSALREDPDTVLVGEMRDLETIRLALTAAETGHLVFGTLHTSSAAKTIDRIVDVFPSAEKEMVRAMLSEALRAVVSQTLLKKKGGGRIAAHEIMIGTPAIRNLIRENKVAQMYSSIQTGQRDGMQTLEQCLRDLVKRGMITPEDARRKANKPLDI; encoded by the coding sequence TCGAGCCGATGATCCGGGTCGACGGGGACGTCAAGCGCATCAACCTGCCGCCGCTGGAGCACAAGCAGGTGCACGACATGGTGTACGACATCATGAACGACAAGCAGCGCAAGGCCTACGACGAGTTCCTGGAGACCGATTTTTCCTTCGAGATCCCGGGGCTGGCGCGTTTCCGCGTCAACGCCTTCAACCATGCCCGCGGCTCGGGGGCGGTGTTTCGTACCATTCCTTCCAAGATCATGAGCCTGGAGGATCTGCACTGCCCGCCGATCTTCAAGGACCTTGCCGACACGCCGCGCGGCCTGATTCTGGTCACCGGGCCGACGGGCTCGGGCAAGTCGACCACGCTGGCGGCGATGGTGAACCACAAGAACGAAAGTGAGTACGGGCACATCCTCACTATCGAGGACCCGATCGAATTCGTTCACCAGTCGAAGAAGTGCCTGATCAACCAGCGCGAGGTGCACCGCGACACGCTCGGCTTTTCCGAGGCCCTGCGCAGCGCCCTGCGCGAGGACCCCGACACCGTGCTGGTGGGGGAAATGCGTGACCTCGAAACCATCCGTCTGGCGTTGACGGCGGCGGAGACCGGGCACCTCGTGTTCGGCACCCTGCATACCAGCTCGGCGGCGAAGACCATCGACCGTATCGTCGACGTCTTTCCGTCGGCCGAGAAGGAAATGGTGCGGGCGATGCTGTCGGAGGCGCTGCGGGCGGTGGTGTCGCAAACCCTGCTGAAGAAGAAGGGCGGTGGCCGCATCGCGGCGCATGAAATCATGATCGGCACCCCGGCGATCCGTAACCTGATCCGTGAGAACAAGGTGGCGCAGATGTATTCGTCGATTCAGACCGGGCAGCGCGATGGCATGCAGACGCTCGAACAGTGCCTGCGCGACCTCGTCAAGCGCGGCATGATCACGCCCGAGGATGCCCGACGCAAGGCCAACAAGCCGCTGGATATCTAG
- a CDS encoding PilT/PilU family type 4a pilus ATPase produces MERDQAVKMMQQLLNLMKEKGGSDLFITSGFPPALKINGQMTPVGDKALPPEAAAIMMRALMNDRQTKEFEATNECNFAISPPNVGRFRVNAFVQQGRVGGVLRTIQTEIPSFEQLRLPARLQDIVMEKRGLVLMVGGTGSGKSTSLAAMVGYRNQQSRGHIITIEDPVEYVHPHGGCIVTQREVGADTQSWDNALKNTLRQAPDVILIGEIRTRETMEYAINFAETGHLVLSTLHANSANQALDRIINFFPEERRAQLLMDLSFNLKAIISQRLIRREAGGRVAAIEIMLNSPLIADLVFKGEIHELKAVMARSNEQGMITFDQFLFNLFEAGEISYEEALRNADSKNELRLRIKLDSKRAAQNLLDDEGVNSLLMKEEEIERRGLR; encoded by the coding sequence ATGGAACGCGATCAAGCGGTCAAGATGATGCAGCAGCTGCTCAACCTGATGAAGGAGAAGGGCGGGTCCGATCTGTTCATCACCTCGGGGTTTCCGCCAGCGCTGAAGATCAATGGCCAGATGACACCGGTGGGCGACAAGGCGCTGCCGCCGGAAGCGGCCGCGATCATGATGCGTGCCCTGATGAACGACCGTCAGACCAAGGAATTCGAAGCCACCAACGAGTGCAACTTCGCCATCTCGCCCCCCAATGTCGGCCGTTTCCGTGTCAACGCCTTCGTTCAGCAGGGCCGGGTCGGCGGGGTGCTGCGCACCATCCAGACCGAGATCCCCAGCTTCGAGCAATTGCGACTACCTGCCCGGTTGCAGGACATCGTGATGGAAAAGCGCGGCCTGGTGCTGATGGTGGGAGGCACCGGCTCCGGCAAGTCGACCTCGTTGGCGGCCATGGTGGGGTATCGCAACCAGCAGAGCCGCGGGCACATCATCACCATCGAGGACCCGGTGGAGTACGTGCACCCGCACGGCGGCTGCATCGTCACCCAGCGGGAGGTGGGGGCCGACACCCAAAGCTGGGACAACGCCCTCAAGAACACCCTGCGACAGGCACCGGACGTGATCCTGATCGGCGAGATCCGCACCCGCGAGACCATGGAGTACGCGATCAACTTCGCCGAAACCGGGCATCTGGTGCTCTCCACCCTGCATGCCAACAGTGCCAACCAGGCGCTGGACCGCATCATCAACTTCTTCCCCGAGGAGCGGCGCGCGCAGTTGCTGATGGACCTGTCGTTCAACCTCAAGGCGATCATCTCGCAACGCCTGATCCGACGTGAGGCGGGGGGGCGGGTGGCAGCCATCGAGATCATGCTCAACTCGCCGCTGATCGCCGATCTCGTCTTCAAGGGAGAGATTCACGAGTTGAAGGCGGTGATGGCGCGCTCGAACGAGCAGGGGATGATCACCTTCGATCAGTTCCTGTTCAACCTGTTCGAGGCCGGCGAGATCAGCTACGAAGAGGCCCTGCGCAATGCCGACAGCAAGAATGAGCTGCGTCTGCGCATCAAGCTTGATTCCAAGCGTGCAGCGCAGAATCTGCTTGATGATGAAGGCGTCAACAGCCTGCTGATGAAGGAAGAGGAAATCGAACGCAGGGGCCTGCGCTGA
- a CDS encoding PilT/PilU family type 4a pilus ATPase gives MLKILPYLKLAVERNASDIFFTCNAPAMLKVDGDFLAIGKTTLTADFIRELAHNLLTPEQQQELRDECEIDLATQAGGLGRFRVNIFTQRNQIGMVLRYVRADIPQLDDLGLPATLKDLVMLKRGLILMVGATGSGKSTSLAAMIHHRNLNAAGHILTIEDPIEFVHGNHRSIVNQREVGTDTRSYERALKSSLREAPDVILIGEVRTRATMEATLTLANTGHLALSTLHANNAYQALQRVINLYPDENRDQLYMDLSMTLRAVISQRLVRRKDGSRTAAVEVMINTPFIQDLILNRRIDDIREAMAQSSDKGMLSFDNSLFALWKRGDIEVEEALANADSRANLEAKINFGG, from the coding sequence ATGCTGAAAATCCTGCCGTATCTGAAGCTGGCGGTGGAACGCAATGCCTCCGACATTTTCTTCACCTGCAATGCGCCGGCGATGCTCAAGGTCGACGGTGATTTCCTGGCGATCGGCAAGACCACGCTCACGGCCGACTTCATCCGCGAACTCGCCCACAACCTGCTGACGCCGGAGCAACAGCAGGAGCTGCGCGACGAGTGCGAGATCGACCTCGCCACCCAGGCCGGTGGTCTCGGCCGCTTCCGCGTCAATATCTTTACCCAGCGTAACCAGATCGGCATGGTGCTGCGTTATGTCAGGGCCGACATCCCCCAGCTCGATGATCTCGGTCTGCCGGCAACGCTGAAGGATCTGGTGATGCTCAAGCGCGGGCTGATTCTAATGGTCGGCGCGACCGGATCAGGCAAGTCGACCTCCCTGGCGGCGATGATCCACCATCGCAACCTCAACGCTGCGGGGCACATCCTCACCATTGAAGACCCGATCGAGTTCGTCCACGGAAACCACCGCAGCATCGTCAACCAACGTGAGGTTGGCACCGACACTCGCAGTTACGAACGGGCATTGAAGAGCTCACTGCGCGAAGCGCCGGACGTAATCCTCATCGGCGAGGTGCGGACCCGCGCCACCATGGAGGCCACGCTGACCCTTGCCAATACCGGGCACCTGGCACTGTCCACCCTGCATGCCAACAATGCCTACCAGGCGCTGCAGCGGGTGATCAATCTGTATCCCGACGAGAACCGCGATCAGCTCTACATGGACCTGTCGATGACCCTGCGCGCGGTCATCAGTCAGCGACTGGTGCGGCGCAAGGACGGCAGCCGCACCGCGGCTGTCGAGGTAATGATCAATACCCCGTTTATCCAGGACCTGATCCTCAACCGTCGCATTGACGATATCCGCGAGGCCATGGCGCAGTCCTCTGACAAGGGCATGCTGAGCTTCGATAACTCCCTGTTTGCCCTGTGGAAGCGAGGCGATATCGAGGTGGAAGAGGCCCTGGCCAACGCCGATTCCCGCGCCAATCTCGAGGCGAAGATCAATTTCGGTGGCTGA
- the rplM gene encoding 50S ribosomal protein L13 yields the protein MKTVFINNENAQRDWYVLDADGVTLGRLATEVARRLRGKHKPEYTPNADNGDYIVVINAEKVKTTGNKVQDKMYYSHSQFPGGLKSVSLGKVLDTHPERAIQHAVKGMLPRGPLGYAQFRKLKVYAGAEHPHTAQQPKTLTL from the coding sequence ATGAAGACGGTCTTTATCAACAATGAGAACGCCCAGCGCGACTGGTACGTTCTGGATGCCGACGGGGTCACCCTCGGTCGCCTCGCCACCGAAGTGGCACGCCGCCTGCGCGGCAAGCACAAGCCGGAATACACCCCCAACGCGGACAATGGCGACTACATCGTCGTCATCAACGCGGAAAAGGTGAAGACCACCGGCAACAAGGTGCAGGACAAGATGTATTACAGCCACTCCCAGTTCCCCGGCGGTCTGAAGTCGGTGTCGCTGGGCAAGGTGCTGGACACGCATCCCGAGCGCGCCATTCAGCACGCCGTCAAGGGCATGCTGCCGCGCGGCCCGCTGGGTTACGCGCAGTTCCGCAAGCTGAAGGTGTATGCCGGTGCCGAGCACCCGCACACCGCCCAGCAGCCCAAGACCCTCACGCTTTAA
- the rpsI gene encoding 30S ribosomal protein S9 — protein MVIKKASAEQKYGTGRRKTAAARVFLKPGSGEMSVNGKTVEDYFGRETSRMMVRQPLELIDGLTRFDIKVTVNGGGPSGQAGAIRHGITRALIEYDETLRGPLRAAGFVTRDAREVERKKVGLHKARRATQYSKR, from the coding sequence ATGGTTATCAAGAAAGCTTCCGCCGAACAGAAGTACGGCACCGGTCGCCGCAAGACGGCTGCCGCTCGCGTGTTCCTCAAGCCGGGTTCCGGCGAGATGTCCGTCAACGGCAAGACCGTCGAAGACTATTTCGGCCGCGAAACCTCGCGCATGATGGTGCGTCAGCCGCTCGAACTGATCGACGGTCTGACCCGTTTCGACATCAAGGTCACCGTCAATGGCGGTGGCCCGTCCGGTCAGGCCGGTGCCATCCGTCACGGCATCACCCGTGCGCTGATCGAGTACGACGAAACCCTGCGTGGCCCCTTGCGTGCCGCCGGCTTCGTCACCCGCGATGCCCGCGAGGTCGAGCGCAAGAAGGTCGGTCTGCACAAGGCGCGTCGCGCCACGCAGTACAGCAAGCGCTGA